The genomic interval GGGAGGACGACCCCGGCGGGCCGCTGCGGGCGGGCTTCCTGGAGGTCGGCGCCGAGCAGCACGCGATCCGGGAGGTCCTGCAGCCCTTCCTTCAGCGGGTGGACTACGACCCGCGCACCGAGCTCGCCGCCCTCGTCCGCCTGACCGCGGACGGCTCGGTGCACCTCGACCCCGAGCGTGGCTTCGGCAAGCCGCTCGTGGCGTCGTGCTCGCAGCGGACGGCCGTCCTCCACGCCGCATGGCTCGCCAACGGGCGGGACGCACCGGTCGTGGCCGACTGGTACGGGGTGACGACGCCGGAGGTCGAAGCGGCGGTGTCGTTCCACGAGGACTTCCGGGGCCTCGCGGCTTGAGGTTCCTGTTCGACCGCAACGTGTCGGTGCACCTCCCCCGCGGCCTCCACCACTTCTGCCGCGACCACCTACCGTCGCCTCCGGCGTGATCCGGGTGAGCCCGCAAGGTCGATGAGGTGACCCATGACGCACGGAGACGCAGCCGAGACCGACAAAACCTCCGCCGGCGAGGCTGCGCGGTTTCTCGAGCCGCACCTCCGGGGCGGGAGGTTCGATGCCGACCCTCACGAGATTCCCAGCGAGTTCCTGAAGGACCTCGCCGTCCTCGAAGAGCTCGTCATCGAGACCGCCAAGTGGCGGCACCGCCAGATGCACCCGACGCGGCAGCGGACGGTTAAGAACTTCAAGCGGGGCGTCCGGCTCAACCTCACGGGCGTCGGTGAGGGCAGCGCGATTCCGCTCTTCCGGCTGCACCTCGACCCGGCAGCAAACCTCTTTGACGAGCAGCGGAGGTGCTTTGAGGAGGCGCGCCTCGCCATCGTGCAGACGCTCGGCTCGGCGTCCGAGGTGATCGACAAGGAGATCGGTCGGCTGCCGCCAAAGCTGCTGACCTACTTCGACCGCCTCGGGCGGAACTTAAAGGCGGGTGAATCAATGGAACTGGGCGACGGGAGCGGGGCCGTTGGGCGCCTGACGCCGGAGCGGCGGCTGCAGCTGCTGCAGGATGCGCAGGTCAAGACCTACCGAAACGAGGTGACGCTGCTCGGCTCGATCCACAGTGGAGACAAGCTGAACGACACCTTCGAGCTGGCTGCCGACGATGGGAGGACCTTCCAAGCGCCTTGGCCCGCACCCTTCCGTGAGCAAGTACAAGAGGCTTGGAGAGGCTTTGAGGACGGCGTGCGCGTCAGCGTGCAGTGCGTCGGCGAGTTCACCAAGGAGGGCAGACTCCAAAGGGTCGACTCGGTGGAGCAGCTCACGGTGCTGGATCCGCTGGACGTCGGGCTGCGCTTGGCCAGCTTCCACACCCTCGAAGACGGGTGGCACGACGGGGAGGGAAGTGCTTTGGACCGAGACGGCCTCGGTCGCCTGACGGAGGCTTTCGACCGACACTGGCCCGAAGACCTGTCACTCCCCCACCTGTGGCCGATGCCCGAGCCGGAGGCCGGCGGCGGGGTCCACGCCCAGTGGAAGAGCGGACGCCGCAGCGTCAGCCTCGAGGTCGATCTCCGCGCCTCCTCGGCCTACTTCACCAGCTTCGACCTCGACGACCCCGACCCGGAGGTCGGCGTGGAGGAGGAGGGCCTCGACCTGTCGCTCCCGGCGAGCTGGGAGCGGGTCGCGAGCGAGGTGCGGGGCTTCCTCGGGGGCGACGCTTGAGCCCTGAGAAGCCCCTGCACCGGTCGATCCACCCGACGAAGCTCGACCCCGTTGGGGCCATGGACTACCTCGCGTTCCGGCCCAACTCGGCGGACAAGGACCAGCTGTCGCTCTATGACGGTGATCAGATCGGGGCGGAGGCGGCTTGGCTGCACCACACCCGCGACGGGGCACACTCGCACGGGATCGGGACCGTGACCGCCGCGGAAGCCACCGCCGCGGGGACGCCGGCCAGGAGCGACCCGGACGAGTTCCCCGAGCACGTTCTCGCCGACTTCTCGGCGCTGCCCGGACGGAAGGCGAAGCAGCGGGCCGCGGCGACCCTGTGCGAGGCGGCGAATGCCCGCGGGTGGTCCTTCCGGCCGGAGGCCTGACGCTGCGGCGGACGCCCCGCTGTCCGGGCGGGGCTGGCGGGGCACCGAGGCGGCCTCGCGTTCCGGTAGCTTCCGCGGATGCTCAACCTCTCGGACGCGGAGAAGCAGGAGGTGCTGCGGCACCTGGACGAGGGGCGGCCGCTGCCGGACCGGTACCGGTTCCTGCTGTTCGGCGACAAGCGGGAGGTGGAGCTGGTCTGGAACGGGAAGACCTCGGAGGTGTGCAACGCGGTGCTGCCCTTCCAGACAATCGAGCACGTGGACGAGCCGCGGACCGAGAAAGAGGTGGAGGTGCACCCGGGGCTGTTCGACACGCGGGGCCGTCAGGAGAGCGGGTGGAGCAACAAGCTGATCTGGGGCGACAACAAGCTGATCCTCTCGTCGCTGAAGAACGGGCCGATGCGGCGGGCGATCGAGGACGCCGGCGGGCTGAAGCTGATCTACATCGACCCTCCGTTCGACGTAGGGGCGGACTTCTCGATGGACATCGAGGTGGGCGAAGGAGATACGCTCACGAAGCGAGCCTCCATCATGGAGGAGATTGCTTACCGCGATACGTGGGGAAGGGGCCACGACTCTTTCATCACAATGATCTACGAGAGGCTTGTGCTGATGCGAGGCCTGCTTGCTCCCACTGGAAGTATCTACGTACATTGTGATTGGCGCCTCAGCGGCTTGGTGCGAATGGCTATGGACGAGATCTTCGGCAGAAGCTCGTTCCAGAATGAGATTTCATGGTGCTACCGGGAGGCGATCAATTCTAAGAAGCGTTGGAATCGCAAGCACGATTCAATCCTCTATTACACAGCCGACCCTGTCGACTATGTTTTCAATCCTAATGAGGTGCTCCAGAAGCATTCGGCGGCAACAACGGCGAAGTATAAACATATCGATGAAGAAGGAAGGCGCTACCGATTGATGGGGCGCGGCCTCGCCGGGAGCCCGATCAAGTCTGCACGAGATGTTTCGCCAGACTGGGAGGAGACACACCCAGATCTTGTCTATCGCCATTACCAGCGTGATGGAACGTATGCCGTCGACTACTGGAACATCGACATCATCAATCAGGCAGCCAATGAGAGGCTTGGCTACCCGACACAGAAGCCTGAAGAGCTGGTCGAGCGTATTGTTAAGGCTTCAACCAACCCCGGAGACCTCGTCGCCGACTTCTTCTGCGGCTCCGGCACCACCGCCGCCGTGGCGGAGAAGCTCGGCCGCAAGTGGATCGCCACCGACCTGGGCAAGTTTGCCATCCACACCACCCGCAAGCGGATGATCGGTGTGCAGCGTGAGCGGCAGGCTTCCCGCCAAGGTTTTCGGGCTTTCGAAATCCTGAACCTCGGCCGCTACGAGCGCCAGCATTTCGCGGGCGTCAACCCCACGCTCCGCGAGGCGGAGCAGGCGGCCCAGCTGCAAGCCAAGGAAGAGGCCTTCCGCGAGCTGATCCTCCACGCCTACCACGCGGAGGCCACCACCGGCTTTCAGACCTTCCACGGCAAGAAGAACGGCCGGCCGGTGGCGATCGGCCCGGTCAACCGCCCGGTCTCGCGGCTCTTCGTGGAGGAGGTGGTCAACGAGTGCCGCCAGAAGAACCTCACCCGGTGCGACCTGCTCGGCTTCGAGTTCGAGATGGGCCTCTTCCCCCGCGTGCTCGAAGACGCCAAGGCCAAGGGCATCGACGTGGCGGCCAAGCAGATCCCCGCGGAGGTTTTCGACAAGCGGGCGGTGGACCGCGGGCACGTGAAGTTCCACGACGTGGCGTACATCGAGGTGGAGCCCGAAACGCGGACCGGCAGCCACAAGCACGGCCACGCCGCGGGCATCCGCGTGACGCTGGCTGACTACTCCGTCTTCTACTCGCAGGGTTCGGTCGACCGGGCTCAGGAGGAGTTCGGCGGCAAGAAGAGCGGCTCCAAGGTGGTCGTCGACAACGGGCAGATCGTGAAGGTGACCAAGGAGAAGAGCGGCCGCGTTCACACGGAGGTGCTGACCAAGCAGTGGACCGACTGGATCGACTACTGGTCGGTGGACTTCGACTACGAGTCGAAGAAGGAGGTGGTGCTGCGGCAGACCGCGGAAGAGGCCGGCCCGGCGGAGCAGGGGCTGAGCGCGTACGAGGAGGTCTGGACGGGCGACTACATCTTCGAGAACGAGTGGCAGAGCTTCCGCACCAAGAAGGACCGCAAGCTGGACCTCACCAGCGCCTGGCACGAGGTGAAGCCCGGCAGAGCCGGCCCCCGGAAGGTGGCGGTGAAGGTGGTCGACATCTTCGGCAACGACACCACGGCGGTGGTGGCCGTCGCGGCGCCCGAGCCGCTGAAGGAGAAGAAGTAGATGGCTCTGCACCCCGACTTCCCTACCGACCCGCACGCGGTGCTCGACCCGTCGGTCCGCTGGTTCCCCGCCGACGAGGCGCTCCGCGAGGTGGCCGCCAATCGACTGACCCCGCCGCTGGTGGCGGAGCTGCGGAAGAAGGTCCAGGCCTTCCGCGACTCCGGCTACGAGGGGGCGAGCGAGACGAGCCGTGCGCTGCTGCACTGGTGGTTCGTGGAGGAGCACCTGATCGCCCCGCACGACGGGCCGAGCTTCCGCTTCAAGTACTACTTCGCCCAGCGCGAGGCGATCGAGACGATCGTCTGGCTGACCGACGTGGCGAAGGTGCAGGACCCGGCGGACCTCCTGCGCTACGACGCGACGGGCGAGGTCTCCCGCAAGATGTTCGACGAGGACTGGCGGCGCTACATGGTGAAGATGGCCACCGGCAGCGGCAAGACCAAGGTGCTGAGCCTGGTGCTCGCGTGGAGCTTCTTCAGCAAGACCTACGAGGCCGACTCGCCGCTGGCGCGGAACTTCCTGGTGATCGCGCCCAACATCATCGTGCTCGACCGCATCCGCAAGGACTTCGAGGGGTTGACCATCTTCTTCCAGGACCCGGTGCTGCCCGAGAACGGCTTCCGGGGCCGGAACTGGCGCGACGACTTCCAGCTGACGCTGCACGTGCAGGACGACGTGCGCGTGCGGCAGCCCACCGGGAACATCTTCCTCACCAACATCCACCGCGTGTACGACGGGGCCGACGTGGAGGCGACGGCGGAGGACGAGGACACGATGGACTACTTCTTCGGCAAGCGGCCGACCGGGGCGACCAACGACAGCAAGGTGGACCTCGGCGAGGTGGTCCGCGACATCGACGAGCTGGCGGTGCTCAACGACGAGGCCCACCACGTCCATGACAAGAAGCTGGCGTGGTTCAAGTCGATCCAGGACATCCACAACCAGCTGGTTCAGAAGGGCGGCGTGCTCTCGCTGCAGGTGGACGTGACGGCCACGCCCAAGCACGAGAACGGGGCGATCTTCGCGCAGACGGTCTCTGATTACCCGCTGGTGGAGGCCATCGCCCAGGACGTGGTGAAGCATCCGGTGCTGCCCGACGCCGCGAGCCGGGACAAGCTGGAGGAGCACCAGACGACGCGCTTCACCGACCGGTACGCCGACTTCCTGGAGCTGGGCGTGCTGGAGTGGCGGAAGGCCGCGGCCGAGCACGCGAAGGCGCGCAAGAAGGCGATCCTCTTCGTGATGACCAACGACACGAAGAACTGCGACGAGGTGGCCGCCTGGCTGGAGCGGCACAACCCCGACCTCGCCGACGCGGTGCTGACGATCCACACGAAGAAGACCGGCGAGGTGAGCGAGGCGTCCAGCGGGAAAGCCGCCGACGAGCTGGCGGACCTGCGTCGCCAAGCCAACGGCATCGACCGGGCCGACAGCCCCTTCAAGGCGATTGTCTCGGTGCTGATGCTTAAAGAGGGCTGGGACGTGAAGAACGTCACCACGATCGTCGGCCTGCGTGCCTACTCCGGCAAGAACAAGGTGCTGCCCGAGCAGACCCTCGGCCGCGGCCTCCGCAAGATGTACGGCGGCGGGCTGGAGGAGCGGGTGAGCGTGGTGGGCACGCCGGACTTCATGGAGTTCATCGAGGGCATCCAGCAGGACGGCGTGGAGCTGGAGCGCTCTGCGATGGGCACCGGCACCCCGCCCGCGGCCCCGCTGGTGGTGGAGGTGGACACCGAGGACGAAAGCAAGGACATCGACGCGCTCGACATCGAGATGCCGGTCCTCGCGCCCAGGTACCGCCGCGAGTACCACAATCTCGGCGACCTGGACCCGGCGACGGTGCCGATCCACCCCGTGACGTACCAGCGGTTCTCCGCGGAAGAGCAGCGGGAGATCGTCTTCAAGGACATGGCCACCGGCGGCGTGACGCACACCACCCGGCTGGACGGGGCCGGCGTGGCCGACCACCGCCGCGTGCTCGCGTGGTTCACGCAGCGGCTGCTCACGGACCTGCGGCTGGTGAGCGGCTTCGACGTGCTCTACGGCAAGGTAAAGGCGGTCGTCCGCGACCGGCTCTTCGGCGGGACGATCGATCTGGAGGACCCGAACACGCCGCGGAACCTGTCCGAGCCGGCCGCGACCAAGTCGCTGCTGGACGCGATGACCAAGGGGATCAACGAGCTGACGGTGCAGGAGTCCGGCGACGCCGAGATCCGCGACACGATCAAGCTGCGGACCACGCGGCCGTTCATGGTGAAGAGCCAGGACTTCGTGGCGGCGAAGAAGAGCGTCTTCAACCGGACGATCGGGGACAGCGGGCTGGAGCTGCGCTTCGCCGAGTGGCTCGACGGCTGCGCCGACGTCGCCTCCTTCGCGAAGGTCTACCTCGCGGTGCCCTTCACGCTCGACTACGTGAAGGCCGACGGCGACCTCTCGACCTACCGGCCCGACTTCTTCGTGAAGCTCACCGACGGCAAGAGGTACGTGGTGGAGACCAAGGGCCTCGAAGACGTGGACGTGGCCCCGAAGATGGCCCGACTGAAACAGTGGTGTGAGGACGTGGGCCACGCGAGCCCGCCGTGGGAGGTGGGCTTCGTCTACGTGGACGAGGACGGCTTCGACGAGCACCGGCCCAAGAGCTTCGCGGGGCTGGTGGAGGGGTTCCGGGAGTTTCAGGACTGACGCGAGGAGAGCGGGAACGTGCGATGACGAAGGCTTCGAAGAGGTTGATGAGCCCCGCGATGATCCGGGCGAGGGCCAATGTTGTGGCACTCGGTTACCGCGCGTCGGTCGTGGACCAGTGGCCGGATCGGCAAGTGGACGCCGCTTGGCGGCTCTTGCAACCGCTGTTCGTGCTGCGCGTGGCGACGCGGCTGAGCCCCCACGAAGCGGCCTGGCGGGACCAACTCAATGACGCGGTGGCTCGCAATCTCCCGCTGCTGAAGGGGTCGCAGGCGAACTGCATCGCTTGCGGATCGAAGGTCGGCTGGGGGAAGCTGAAGCGGCACCTGTTCGAACGCTGCCGCGCCGTGCAGGGGGCGACGCTGCGAGGAGGGACGGGCGGCAAAGCAATTCTTTCGGTGGCGGTAGAGGCTCCGCGGCCAGCGAAGCCGTCGCCTCGCGCGACGTCGGGACGTCGACGCAGAGAAGCACGGATCAGCACCTATGACGGCACCCGCGTAGAGGGCGACGACCCCGGAAGAGACCGAGGCACGGACCGGACACCGGACGGCCAGGACTCGCTCACCATCACGTCCGCCGAGGAGAAAGCCGCGGCAACAGCCGGCCGGGCCTCCGGGCGTCACACCGCGCAGCAGTACATCACGCTCATCGACCAAGGCTACGACGGCGACGAGGTCAAATCCTGGACCTTTTACCACGCGAAGAAGGTGCTTGACCACAACGCCACGCACGGCGTGCCGGCCTCGGCGAAGCGGAAGCGAGAGGAGCGGGAAACGCGGAGGGAGGCGATCCGGGCCGCGCTGGCCGCGGAACAGCGAGACGACAGGAGGCGCCCTACCTCTTCAATCGTCGGCCGAACGTCGGTCGCCATCAGGACTGGGTTCGCTCGATGCCCCAGCTGCGGCGTGGAACTCAAGCGCAAGAACCTGCGGGTCCACATGAGGAAGGTTCATCCCGTTCACGCGACAGAGCTTCCACCCCCTCCGGCGGCTGGCCCGACGAAGAAGGCGAAGTCGAAGCGGAGGAAGCGGAAGATCATCAGGCACGGGCCACTCACCACGCCGAAGGAATGATCTTCGCGTGGGTGTGCGCAAGACGAGCGCGAGCGAAGGGTCCGCCTCTGCGGAGAATCTCGACCGCACCACGCGAGCGCTGTACGCCGCGGATGCCGCGGACCGTCGCAGCAATCGGTAGGAAGGTTCAGCGGTCCGCGGAAGCAGCCGCAACGCGAACCCGCCGCGGAGGACGCATGCCACACGCTTTCGAGGAGATCCGCGACGCGATGCGGGAGTGGACGCCGGGGTTTCGGCCGGATTGGTTTCGGCGGAAGATGGGGGGCCAGCCGCCGGAGGGCGAGGAGATCCTCGCGGGCTTCGACGAGGCGTTCCCGCTGCTGTGCTTCACGGCTACGCGGATGCTGTTGGGGCGGCGGCGGGGCTTGTTCTTCCCCTCCTGCGACGTGACGAGCGTCCACTACCGGGAGGTGGCCGGCTTCGAGACGCTGGAGCGGGGCGGCGTCGGCCGCCTGCCGCTGCTGGTCGTCCGCGACACCGGCGGGGTGGAGCACGACGTGATGCCTGGAGGCCGGGCGCACCTCCACGCGGCCGCCGCCTGCCTCACCCTCGGCGTGGAGTCGACGACCTGACCGCAGGTCCGCGGACCGTCGAGGGATCCCAGGGCCATCGCTTTCGGCTGCGAGCACCAGCAGTGGCTTCGGTCAGCACTCATCCGGAGCCACGAAGACCCCGAACGCGATGACCCTGCAACGGGTTCTTGGTGAAACGCCCACGGTCCGCGGGTGCGGTACCTTTGCGGGATGAGCGAGGCCGCTTCGGGTGGGCAGACCGTGGCGGGCCGGCTGCGGGCGGCTTGGGAGCCGGAGCGGGACCGGCTGCGGGCGGTGGACACGGAGCACCCGACGAACATCCGGGTGCACCGGGCGCTGTCGTGGCTGGACGCGGCGGAGGCGGCGGAGGCCGACGCGGAGGCGACGGACGAGCGGGTGCTGTTCCGGTGGATCGCGTTCAACGCGCTCTACAACCGGTGGGACGAGAAGCTCCTGCGGCCCTGCGGGGACCAGGACAGCTTCCGGGCTTTCCTCGCGGAGGCGGTGGCGCTGGACGCCGCGGGCGCGGTGGCGGGGATGCTGGAGGCGCACAAGCGGCTGGTGCTCACGCTGCTGGACAACAAGTTTCTGAAGGGGCAGTTCTGGAAGGATCCCTCGGTGGCGCGGTCGCTCCGCTGGACGCCGCACCGGCAGACGGCGCAGCAGCACTACGCGAACAAGCGGTGGGGCGAGCTGCTGGAGGCGGCTTTCGAGCCGGTCTACTTTCTGCGGTGCCAGCTCGTCCACGGCGCCGCGACGCGGCGGAGCTCGATGAACCGCGACGGCCTGCGGCACGCGGACGACTTCCTGCGGTGGGCGGTGCCGCTGCTGGTGGCGGTGGTGATCGACCGCGGGATGGACGAGAACTGGGGGCCGCTGTGCTACCCGCCGCAGGTGTGAGCCCGCGGGGCGAGGCGGGGTGGAATGGGTGCCACGCCGCTCGCGGGGTGGCGAGCGCGGGATGGCGTCGTGGCCCGGCCACCCCCAAAGGGGCGTGGCACCCGGCAAGATGGGGATCTGAAGTGGCCTTGTGGTTCGGCCACCCCCCGAGGGGCGTGGCACCCGGCGGGGTGGGACGGCAGGCAGAGCGGGTGAGGGCTGGGTGCAGGGTGCCACGCCGCTTGCGGGGTGGCGAGCGCCGGAGACCGTCGCGGTCCGGCCACCCCCCAAGGGGCGTGGCACCCGGCGGGCTGGCGGGTGCGGAGCGTTGTTGAGGTCCGGCCACGCCCCAAGGGGCGTGGCACCCGGCGGGCGGGCGTACAGATGGCGGCATGAAGCTTCTCTCCGCCGCCGGCCTGTTCTGCGTGTTCGCCTGCCTCTGCCCCGACGCGGCGGCGGGCGGGTCGGCGGCGGAGGACGGCGTGTTCGTCGACTTCTCCGACGCCGCCGAGGCGGAGCGGTGGCGGGTCGTGAACGACGGCGTGATGGGCGGGGGGAGCGAGGGGGCGGTGAGCTTCGAAGGCGGGGTGATGACCTTCGCCGGGGAGATCGTCACCGACGGCGGCGGCTTCTCCTCGGTCCGCCGGGCGCTCGAGCCCGGCGTGCTCGCGGGCGCGGAGGCGGTGACGCTGCGCGTCAGAAGCGACGGCCGCGGGTACCGGGTGAGCTTCCGCGACGGCACCCGCGTGAGCTGGGGCGGCGAGGTGATGCACGCGGCGAGCCTCGACGCGGAGAGCCAGGAGTGGACGGAAGCCACCGTGCGCTTCGACGACCTCACCGCCAGCTTCCACGGGGAGCCCGCCGACGTGGAGCCCTTCGACCCCGCCGCCGCGAACCAGATCGGCGTAATCCTGAGCGACGGGGTCGATGGGGCGTTCCGCCTGGAGGTGGAGTGGATCCGGGCGGAGCGGTGAGCCGACGCGGCGCCGCGGACCGCGGGCGTACCGGGCGGTTTGGGCCGACGGTCCGCGGCGGGTCCGCTCAGACCGGCAGGATCTCGATCTTGTCGAGCAGCAGGCCGTCCTCGCGGAGCGCCACCTCCACGAGGTTGCTGCCCCCAAGCGGCGTGTACGCGCCGTTGAGCAGCACCGAGCGGGCGGACGTGTTGTCGTAGCCGTTGAAGGTCTGCCAGGCGCCGCCGTTGACGCGGGCGAAGAAGGAGTCGTCGTCGAACGCGGACGAGCCGGCGAGGAAGCCGACCGCCACGCGGAAGTCGCCGCGGCCGGCGCCGTCGAAGCTGAAGCGGACGGTGGGCGTGGAGGACGTCGGCGTGAAGACGACCGGCGAGGGCGTGCTGCCGTTGGGCACCACGCGGTAGGTCGCGGCGCCGACGGAGCGGACGACCCAGGCCGGGTCGGCCTCGGCGGCCTCGGCCTCGAGCACCAGCGTGCCGTTGCTGCCCCCGCCGATCGCGGTCCGCGGCGGCCCCAGCGGGCCGGCCTCGTACCCGGCGCCGGTGGGCATCGCGAAGAGGGACGGCTGGACGACCAGCTTGTCCAGCCGGGTGCCGTCCTCGCGGAACAGGATCCGCACCTCGTGCCGCCCCGCGTCCAGCTGGAAGGGCCCGGAGGGGACGACGCCGTTCTGGTCCTGCGGGGTGGCCCACTGCCAGCCGGCGTCGGGCCGGATGCCGTTCCACTTCATCCAGCCGCCGCCGTTCACGCTGACCCAGAAGGAGTTGTCGGCGAAGGAGGGCGCCTGCACGCGGGCGAGCAGGTCGTAGGCGCCGGCGGTCCCGACCTCGAAGCCGTAGGTCAGCACCGGGTCGCCGGCGACCGGCGGGCCCATCCGCTGCACGCCGGCCTCGGACTCGATCCAGGTGGTGGTGCCGTCGGTGCCGGACCGCCAGCCCGGCGGCAGAATGGCCTCCTCGGCCTCGATCTGCACCACCTCCACCGCGGCGGCGCCGGCGGTCGTCACCGTCATGGAGTCCAGGTTCGGGCCGGTGGAGTTGTAGGCCTGCAGGCGGACCGTGTGAAGCCCCGCGGAGAGGTCGACGCTGAGAGACGCCACGGCGTGCTTCGTCCAGCTCCCGGTGGGCCCCATCGCGAGCGTCCCCACGGAGACGCCGTCGACGAACAGCTCGGTGGAGCGGTCCTGGCCGCTGCCGTTGGCGTAGCGGAAGTCCAGCCGGGTGGGGCCGCCGGCGCCGGCGTCCACCGACTGCCACTGCACCGCCGAGGAGGTGCCCCAGTAGTCGACGGTCCCGCCGTCGGCGTCGGGGATCCCGTTCACCACGCCCGCCGCGGTGAGGCTCGCGTTCTCCGCCTGGTAGGTCACGGAATCCTCGACGGCGAAGCCTTCCCGGTCCTCGTCGGAGAGCGGCGCGTCGCCGTCGGGGACCGCGTGGACGAAGCCGTAGCCCGCGACACCCACGTACAGGTCGTCGACCTCCGTCGGCGAGGCGCTCAGGTAGTAGGGCTCGGCGTGGAGCCCGGCGGGAAACTCGGCCATCCGCTGCCAGTCGACGCCGGCGTTGGTGGAGCGGTAGATGCCCTGACGGCCCTCGAGCACGCCGCTCACGTAGAGCGTGGGATCGGTGGAGCCCGCGGCGGCGGCGCCCAGCGCC from Phycisphaera mikurensis NBRC 102666 carries:
- a CDS encoding CIA30 family protein; translation: MKLLSAAGLFCVFACLCPDAAAGGSAAEDGVFVDFSDAAEAERWRVVNDGVMGGGSEGAVSFEGGVMTFAGEIVTDGGGFSSVRRALEPGVLAGAEAVTLRVRSDGRGYRVSFRDGTRVSWGGEVMHAASLDAESQEWTEATVRFDDLTASFHGEPADVEPFDPAAANQIGVILSDGVDGAFRLEVEWIRAER
- a CDS encoding HEPN domain-containing protein, which translates into the protein MSEAASGGQTVAGRLRAAWEPERDRLRAVDTEHPTNIRVHRALSWLDAAEAAEADAEATDERVLFRWIAFNALYNRWDEKLLRPCGDQDSFRAFLAEAVALDAAGAVAGMLEAHKRLVLTLLDNKFLKGQFWKDPSVARSLRWTPHRQTAQQHYANKRWGELLEAAFEPVYFLRCQLVHGAATRRSSMNRDGLRHADDFLRWAVPLLVAVVIDRGMDENWGPLCYPPQV
- a CDS encoding site-specific DNA-methyltransferase → MLNLSDAEKQEVLRHLDEGRPLPDRYRFLLFGDKREVELVWNGKTSEVCNAVLPFQTIEHVDEPRTEKEVEVHPGLFDTRGRQESGWSNKLIWGDNKLILSSLKNGPMRRAIEDAGGLKLIYIDPPFDVGADFSMDIEVGEGDTLTKRASIMEEIAYRDTWGRGHDSFITMIYERLVLMRGLLAPTGSIYVHCDWRLSGLVRMAMDEIFGRSSFQNEISWCYREAINSKKRWNRKHDSILYYTADPVDYVFNPNEVLQKHSAATTAKYKHIDEEGRRYRLMGRGLAGSPIKSARDVSPDWEETHPDLVYRHYQRDGTYAVDYWNIDIINQAANERLGYPTQKPEELVERIVKASTNPGDLVADFFCGSGTTAAVAEKLGRKWIATDLGKFAIHTTRKRMIGVQRERQASRQGFRAFEILNLGRYERQHFAGVNPTLREAEQAAQLQAKEEAFRELILHAYHAEATTGFQTFHGKKNGRPVAIGPVNRPVSRLFVEEVVNECRQKNLTRCDLLGFEFEMGLFPRVLEDAKAKGIDVAAKQIPAEVFDKRAVDRGHVKFHDVAYIEVEPETRTGSHKHGHAAGIRVTLADYSVFYSQGSVDRAQEEFGGKKSGSKVVVDNGQIVKVTKEKSGRVHTEVLTKQWTDWIDYWSVDFDYESKKEVVLRQTAEEAGPAEQGLSAYEEVWTGDYIFENEWQSFRTKKDRKLDLTSAWHEVKPGRAGPRKVAVKVVDIFGNDTTAVVAVAAPEPLKEKK
- a CDS encoding DEAD/DEAH box helicase: MALHPDFPTDPHAVLDPSVRWFPADEALREVAANRLTPPLVAELRKKVQAFRDSGYEGASETSRALLHWWFVEEHLIAPHDGPSFRFKYYFAQREAIETIVWLTDVAKVQDPADLLRYDATGEVSRKMFDEDWRRYMVKMATGSGKTKVLSLVLAWSFFSKTYEADSPLARNFLVIAPNIIVLDRIRKDFEGLTIFFQDPVLPENGFRGRNWRDDFQLTLHVQDDVRVRQPTGNIFLTNIHRVYDGADVEATAEDEDTMDYFFGKRPTGATNDSKVDLGEVVRDIDELAVLNDEAHHVHDKKLAWFKSIQDIHNQLVQKGGVLSLQVDVTATPKHENGAIFAQTVSDYPLVEAIAQDVVKHPVLPDAASRDKLEEHQTTRFTDRYADFLELGVLEWRKAAAEHAKARKKAILFVMTNDTKNCDEVAAWLERHNPDLADAVLTIHTKKTGEVSEASSGKAADELADLRRQANGIDRADSPFKAIVSVLMLKEGWDVKNVTTIVGLRAYSGKNKVLPEQTLGRGLRKMYGGGLEERVSVVGTPDFMEFIEGIQQDGVELERSAMGTGTPPAAPLVVEVDTEDESKDIDALDIEMPVLAPRYRREYHNLGDLDPATVPIHPVTYQRFSAEEQREIVFKDMATGGVTHTTRLDGAGVADHRRVLAWFTQRLLTDLRLVSGFDVLYGKVKAVVRDRLFGGTIDLEDPNTPRNLSEPAATKSLLDAMTKGINELTVQESGDAEIRDTIKLRTTRPFMVKSQDFVAAKKSVFNRTIGDSGLELRFAEWLDGCADVASFAKVYLAVPFTLDYVKADGDLSTYRPDFFVKLTDGKRYVVETKGLEDVDVAPKMARLKQWCEDVGHASPPWEVGFVYVDEDGFDEHRPKSFAGLVEGFREFQD